In Aegilops tauschii subsp. strangulata cultivar AL8/78 chromosome 3, Aet v6.0, whole genome shotgun sequence, one genomic interval encodes:
- the LOC109765821 gene encoding LOW QUALITY PROTEIN: disease resistance protein RGA2 (The sequence of the model RefSeq protein was modified relative to this genomic sequence to represent the inferred CDS: inserted 1 base in 1 codon), which translates to MATSILLAPLISMVNRKVSSYLVRQYQEMDGMEEQLAVLERKLPAILDVITDAEEQGTHRPGVSAWLKALKAVAYKANDVFDEFKYEALRREAKRKGQDNKFSTDAVMLRPAHSPILFRYRMGKKLRKIVHTIEVLVAEMNAFGFKYRQEMPASKQWRQTDSIIIDSENIISREAEKWKIVDMLLAHSTNKDVLVLPVVGMGGLGKTTFAQIIYNDPDIQKNFQLRKWVCVLDDFDVTAIANKISMSTEKDSESALEKLQQEISGRRYLLVLDDVWNRDTDKWAKLKYCLQQCGGSGSAILMTTRDERVAQIMGTAQAHQLVKMDKKDLLAIFEKRAFGLNEQKPDELVQIGKEIVDRCHGSPLAAKALGSMLSNQKSVEEWGAVLKKSSICDEESGILPILKLSYNDLPAHMKQCFAFCAVFPKNYVINVEKLIQLWMANDFIPSEDAIRPETKGKQIFNELVSRSFFQDVNQDGSGNNYMTTCTVHDLMHDVALSVMGKECVTIEERLNYMEILPYTVRHLFLSSHGPGTFLSATLKETCSGIQTMLGSIDASNSVRHLSKCTSLRALQLCYYRSSGLPFVPKHLKHLRYLDLSGNCHIKALPEEICIMYNLQTLNLSGCESLSGLPKDMKYMTGLRHLYTDGCLSLKCMPPNLGWLTSLQTLTYFVVGCSSGCSSIGELRHMNLRGQLQLCHLENVTEADITMGNHGGKKDLTQLSFAWKNDCSEVDFHEKVLDAFTPNRGLQILLVDSYRSIRFPTWMTNLSVMQDLVKLSLVSCTMCDRLPQLWQLPALQVLYLERMDRLHCLCIGDGGTLTSSTFPKLRELVLLDLKILNGWWEVKGRHGHQLLFPLLEELSIGRCNKLTNLPEPPMLGQSSSCNDNMARSAFPALKKLMLHGLKSLSKWGKKEEICGEQSTFPLLEEANIIDCPELSTLPEAPRLRVLAFPEDRPLIWLSMARYMTAFSNARLKIAPYSPSHVQCSIQQVDGKGKWNHRSSHSTMELCGSYFFHTSWKYFVNLSYLEIISCDELMYWPLKELQCLVSLNRLTVHCCNNLIGSAKILEELVSEGNQLLPCLEFLKIKSCPNLVEIFSLPPSLKELYIERCSKLEXIWGKQSTESQSFYVEHPDDLTLSDSCSGLSASAIEHDPSSLARNHSLPCLESLTLISCQSLVELLDFPLYLKEAHIWSCPKLEFIWGKLDKQIRSQYFEQQNNLELSEYYSKFTAFTTVPGSLPSTVNRPLPCLEYLWIAYCEGLLEIIDLPSSVRTIIITDCPKLEVLSGQLHKLGHLDIRFCDQLRLIESIQGDFSSLETVSVVGCESLKCLPSKGSHT; encoded by the exons ATGGCAACAAGCATACTGCTCGCCCCTCTCATTTCCATGGTGAACCGGAAGGTGTCCAGTTATCTTGTTCGGCAATACCAGGAGATGGATGGTATGGAAGAGCAGCTCGCAGTTCTGGAGCGCAAGCTGCCAGCCATATTGGACGTCATAACTGACGCGGAGGAGCAGGGGACTCACCGACCTGGGGTGAGTGCTTGGCTCAAAGCACTCAAGGCTGTTGCGTACAAAGCTAACGATGTTTTCGATGAGTTCAAGTATGAAGCGCTCCGCCGTGAAGCGAAGAGGAAGGGGCAAGACAACAAATTCAGCACTGATGCAGTAATGCTCCGCCCGGCTCACAGCCCTATTCTGTTTCGTTACAGGATGGGCAAGAAGCTGCGCAAGATTGTGCATACCATTGAGGTTCTCGTTGCTGAGATGAATGCCTTTGGGTTCAAATATCGACAAGAAATGCCAGCGTCCAAGCAGTGGCGACAGACAGATTCGATCATCATTGACTCTGAGAATATTATCAGCAGAGAGGCAGAGAAGTGGAAGATTGTTGACATGTTGCTTGCCCATTCTACAAACAAGGACGTATTGGTCCTTCCAGTTGTTGGAATGGGTGGTTTGGGGAAGACCACTTTTGCACAGATCATTTACAATGATCCTGATATCCAAAAGAATTTCCAGCTCCGGAAGTGGGTGTGTGTTTTGGATGATTTTGATGTTACAGCCATTGCTAATAAGATCAGTATGTCAACCGAGAAAGACAGTGAAAGTGCACTGGAGAAGCTTCAGCAAGAAATCAGTGGAAGGAGGTACCTCCTTGTCTTGGATGATGTATGGAATCGCGATACTGATAAGTGGGCAAAGCTAAAATACTGTCTTCAACAGTGTGGTGGTTCTGGGAGTGCAATATTGATGACAACTCGTGATGAAAGAGTAGCTCAAATCATGGGAACAGCTCAGGCCCATCAATTGGTAAAGATGGACAAAAAAGATTTGCTTGCAATATTTGAGAAAAGAGCATTTGGATTGAATGAACAAAAGCCTGATGAGCTGGTTCAGATTGGCAAGGAGATCGTGGACAGGTGCCATGGGTCCCCTTTAGCCGCAAAAGCATTGGGATCTATGTTAAGCAACCAAAAAAGCGTGGAAGAGTGGGGAGCTGTGTTAAAAAAAAGCAGTATATGTGATGAGGAGAGTGGGATTTTACCTATACTCAAGCTCAGCTACAATGATTTACCTGCACACATGAAGCAATGCTTTGCCTTTTGTGCCGTCTTTCCAAAAAATTATGTGATTAATGTGGAAAAACTGATACAGTTATGGATGGCAAATGACTTCATTCCATCAGAAGATGCAATCCGTCCAGAAACAAAAGGTAAACAAATATTCAATGAGCTTGTCTCAAGGTCATTCTTTCAAGATGTAAACCAGGATGGAAGTGGAAACAACTATATGACCACATGTACTGTCCATGATCTTATGCATGATGTTGCACTGTCTGTGATGGGAAAAGAATGTGTTACTATAGAGGAGAGGCTGAACTATATGGAGATTTTGCCATACACTGTTCGCCATTTGTTCTTATCATCCCATGGTCCTGGAACCTTCTTGAGTGCTACACTGAAGGAAACATGTTCAGGTATCCAGACAATGTTGGGCAGTATTGATGCTAGTAATTCCGTACGACATTTATCAAAATGCACTTCTCTTCGAGCACTGCAGCTCTGTTACTACAGGTCGAGTGGGCTTCCATTTGTACCAAAGCACCTGAAGCACCTCAGGTATCTCGACCTCTCCGGCAATTGTCATATCAAAGCACTTCCTGAAGAAATCTGCATCATGTATAACCTACAGACGTTGAACCTTTCTGGATGTGAAAGTCTTAGTGGACTTCCAAAGGATATGAAGTACATGACTGGCCTTCGGCACCTATATACTGATGGATGTCTGTCCTTAAAGTGCATGCCTCCAAATCTTGGATGGTTAACTTCCCTACAGACGCTGACATATTTTGTTGTAGGCTGTAGCTCTGGCTGTAGTAGCATTGGAGAACTGAGGCACATGAACCTTCGAGGTCAGCTACAGCTATGCCATTTAGAAAATGTAACAGAAGCAGATATAACAATGGGTAACCATGGGGGTAAAAAGGACCTCACTCAGCTATCTTTTGCATGGAAGAATGATTGCAGTGAGGTCGATTTTCATGAAAAGGTGCTAGATGCTTTTACTCCTAACCGCGGTCTTCAGATTTTACTGGTGGATTCCTATAGAAGCATTAGGTTTCCAACTTGGATGACAAACCTGAGTGTGATGCAAGATCTAGTCAAGTTGAGCCTAGTCAGTTGCACAATGTGTGACAGACTTCCCCAGCTGTGGCAATTGCCAGCTCTTCAGGTTCTTTATTTGGAAAGGATGGATAGGTTGCACTGCCTATGCATCGGTGATGGAGGCACTTTAACATCCTCAACATTTCCGAAATTGAGGGAGCTTGTGTTACTTGATTTGAAGATTTTGAATGGATGGTGGGAAGTAAAAGGAAGACATGGACACCAATTGTTGTTTCCCCTTCTAGAGGAACTATCAATTGGGAGATGCAATAAGCTGACAAACTTACCAGAACCACCAATGCTTGGACAATCTTCTAGCTGCAATGATAATATGGCTCGCTCAGCATTTCCAGCATTAAAGAAACTCATGTTACATGGCTTGAAGAGTTTGAGCAAATGGGGAAAAAAAGAAGAAATATGTGGAGAACAATCAACATTTCCGCTGCTTGAGGAGGCCAATATTATAGATTGTCCAGAGCTATCAACTCTACCTGAAGCACCAAGGCTTAGAGTATTAGCGTTTCCAGAAGATAGGCCACTGATTTGGTTATCCATGGCCAGATATATGACTGCATTTTCCAATGCAAGATTGAAAATCGCACCTTACTCTCCCTCGCACGTTCAATGTTCAATTCAACAGGTAGATGGCAAGGGGAAATGGAACCATAGATCTTCTCATTCAACTATGGAGCTATGTGGAAGCTATTTCTTCCACACAAGCTGGAAATATTTTGTAAACCTTAGCTATCTGGAAATCATTTCTTGTGATGAGCTTATGTACTGGCCATTAAAAGAGCTCCAATGCTTGGTATCCTTGAACAGATTAACAGTTCATTGTTGCAATAATCTTATTGGATCTGCAAAGATTCTTGAAGAATTAGTATCCGAAGGAAATCAGCTCCTACCATGTCTTGAATTTTTGAAAATAAAAAGTTGTCCAAACTTGGTTGAGATTTTCAGCCTTCCTCCATCATTGAAGGAACTATATATTGAGAGATGCAGTAAGCTTG TCATATGGGGTAAGCAGAGTACTGAAAGTCAGAGTTTTTATGTTGAACACCCAGATGACTTGACATTATCAGACTCCTGTAGTGGCCTTAGTGCCTCTGCAATTGAACACGATCCCTCGTCTCTGGCAAGGAATCATTCTCTACCATGCCTGGAATCTCTAACACTAATAAGTTGTCAAAGTTTGGTAGAGCTTCTCGATTTTCCCTTGTATCTCAAGGAAGCACACATTTGGAGTTGCCCTAAGCTTGAGTTTATATGGGGAAAGCTGGATAAACAAATAAGGAGCCAGTATTTTGAACAGCAGAACAACCTGGAATTGTCAGAATATTACAGTAAATTTACTGCATTCACAACTGTACCAGGTTCATTGCCATCAACAGTGAATCGTCCCCTACCATGTTTAGAATATCTTTGGATAGCATATTGTGAAGGATTgctagaaattattgatctcccATCATCTGTGAGGACAATAATTATCACGGACTGCCCTAAACTTGAGGTCCTGTCAGGGCAACTTCATAAACTTGGCCATCTTGATATTCGATTCTGTGACCAGTTGAGGTTAATAGAGTCAATTCAGGGAGACTTCTCATCACTGGAAACCGTCTCTGTTGTTGGCTGTGAGAGTTTGAAATGCTTACCCAGTAAGGGCTCACACACATAG